The region GGCGTGTAACACGCGAGCAAATCGCCGCGACTCGCGTCCTCGGAGTCTATGACGCCCGGCGCGTAGACGGGCGCGCCCTCCGCGACTTGCTCGGCCGCGGAGGGGGCGACGGTGACCCGCGGGAGGTGCCGCAGGGCGCGTTCGGCGGGCGCGACGACGTCCCGGAGGAACGATTCCTCGCCCTCCTCGGCGAAGGCGAGTGCGTCGGAGAGGTCGTGCATCGTCGAGAGGTCGGTGTCGTCGAAGGGGTCCGTCGCGGTGCGCCGGAGGTGGCCCATGTGCGCGCCCGTCCCCGCCGCGAGGCCGATGTCGTGGCAGAGTTTCCGGACGTACGTCCCGCTCTCGCAGTCGATCCGGAGGAGCGCCTGCCGGTCTCGCACCTCAAGGACGTCCACCGCGTGTATCTCCCGCGTCCGGAGGCGGCGGGTGACGGCGCTCTTCCGCGGCGGCTTCTGGTATATCTCGCCTTCGAACTCGGCGACGACGGCCTCGAAGTCCGACGGTGCCGGGCCGTGAAGTTCGAGGACGGCGACGTACTCCTTGGTCCCCTCCAAGAACACCTGCGCCATGCGCGTCGCGTCGCCCAGCAAGACCGGCAGACAGCCGGTCACCTTCGGGTCGAGCGTTCCGGCGTGGGCCGCCCGGTCGGTGCCGACCATGTCGCGCACCCACCCGGCGACTTGGTGCGCCGAGGGGCCGGGCGGCTTGTCGAGGTTGACGACGCCGAACGAGCGGAGTTCGTCGGCGCTCCGGTCGGAGGGTGGGCCGCGCAGGTCGGACATACTGTTAGAAGTCGTAGTTGACGCCGTCGACGGCGTACTGCCCCTCGTCCGCCTCCGAGCGGTACGACTCGACCGCACCGCCCATGATGTCGAGCACCTCGTCGGGACCCCACCGGGCGGTGTTCAGCACCATGTCGTAGATGGAGAGGTCGCGGATGGGGATGTTGTAGTACTCCTCGTACCGCAGGGCCTCGCTCCGTTCGCGCGCCTCCGTCTCCTCGCGCGCGAGTTCGACGCTCTTGTCCTCGCGGTCGGCGATGCGCGCGGCGCGGACGGCTATCGGCGCGTCGAGCCAGAAGCGCAGGTCGGCGTGCTCGCCCGCGAGCCACCCCGCGAGGCGGGATTCGAGCACCACGTCGTCTCGCTCCGTCGCGATGGTGTAGAGGCGTCTGTCGAGGTCGCGGTCGATCTGGTCGTCCTCCTCTGCGAGCTTGTTGAACTCGACGGCGCTGTACCCCCGTTCGGCGGCGAGTTCGCGGAAGATGTCGCCGCCGCTGATGTGTTCGAGGTCGAGCGCCTCGGCCAGTCCAGCCGCGGTCGTACTCTTCCCGCTTCCCGCGGGGCCGGAGACGGTCAGCAACATACTCATCCTCCGTGGGACGCTCTAAAAGAGGTTGTCTTTGCACCGCGGAGTGAGAGGCGGTACCGAGGCGTCGGAACGCCGCGTCGCCTCAGGACGCCGACGGCGACATGTCGATGTCGAGGCTCTTGCGGATAATCTGGGTGAAGCCCATCGAGCAGAGGAAGTACCAGACGATCCACGCCTGAATCGGGCCGAGCACCGACTCGGTCCACGCGACTTCGCCCCGAAGCGGCAGGACGAGATTGTTGAGCGCGACGTGCGCCTCCGACCCGCCGCCGACGCCGATGGCCCAGTACATCCACAGGAACACCGGGATGGTGAGGAACATGATCCAGACCATGGGGCGGAACTGCTCTTTGAACATCCCGAGTTGGTCGCCCATCGCCTCCATCTGCTCCTGTTGGATGCGTTCGAGTTCCTCGTCGTTGCCGTTCTCCTTGGCCTTCTTCTGACGCTCTTGGATGTCCTTCATCCGCTCTTGGTAGGCCCCCATCTTCTCCATGTCCATGAGGTTCGCCTGAAGCAGCGTCGAGTAGAGACCGGTCGCGAGAGCCAGCACCATCACGACGGCGTAGAACGGCAGCACCTCGTGAAGCGGGCCGAGCGCGACGTTCATCGTCGAACCGATCACGTCGCGGAGCGGCTTCCACGAGTAGCCGAGGAACAGGCCGACGGTCACCACGCCGGCCATCTTGTCGTACGTGGACCACGAGGAGTCGCCCGTGTCGATGTCGGCGGCGGACGACGAGGACGACGTGGACGCCGAGGACGCTCCGTTACCGGCGGCCGCTTCCAGACCCTCGCGGGCCCCCTCCGGGTCGGCGAGGCGGAACCCCTCGTCGCCGTCGACGAGGACGCCCTTCTCGATGAGGCGGCCCCACTGACCGCTCGTGAGGTCGCCCTTCACGTCGACCCACTTGACCTCTCCGGCCTCCGACCGTTCGAGGACGGTCTCGACGGCCGTGCGCATCTCCGGGTCGGTGGAGACGAGGTCGCGCACCTTCGATTCGGTTCTTGCCATTACGGGTGAATTAGTCATCACCGGTTATGAACCTTTTACTCTCGTTGCGGGCGGATGAGGGGGCGTGACTGGGCCCGAACGAGGGGGACGCGAGGGGACGTTAGGGCCAGATGCCCCGCGCCTCGTGGGCGGCCGCGACCCGCCGGAGGGCGACGGCGTACGCCGCTTCGCGCCACGTCCGCGCGCCGCCTTCGAACTCGGCTCGGACCGCCTCCCACGCGTCGGTCATCTCGCTTTCGAGTTCCTCGTGGACGCGTTCGAGCGACCACGCCCGCCGATTGATGTCTTGTAACCACTCGAAGTACGAGACGGTGACGCCG is a window of Halopelagius longus DNA encoding:
- a CDS encoding RNA-guided pseudouridylation complex pseudouridine synthase subunit Cbf5, producing MSDLRGPPSDRSADELRSFGVVNLDKPPGPSAHQVAGWVRDMVGTDRAAHAGTLDPKVTGCLPVLLGDATRMAQVFLEGTKEYVAVLELHGPAPSDFEAVVAEFEGEIYQKPPRKSAVTRRLRTREIHAVDVLEVRDRQALLRIDCESGTYVRKLCHDIGLAAGTGAHMGHLRRTATDPFDDTDLSTMHDLSDALAFAEEGEESFLRDVVAPAERALRHLPRVTVAPSAAEQVAEGAPVYAPGVIDSEDASRGDLLACYTPNDAVVCLGRLVGDPDADSGEVVSLERVLV
- a CDS encoding DUF106 domain-containing protein, translating into MARTESKVRDLVSTDPEMRTAVETVLERSEAGEVKWVDVKGDLTSGQWGRLIEKGVLVDGDEGFRLADPEGAREGLEAAAGNGASSASTSSSSSAADIDTGDSSWSTYDKMAGVVTVGLFLGYSWKPLRDVIGSTMNVALGPLHEVLPFYAVVMVLALATGLYSTLLQANLMDMEKMGAYQERMKDIQERQKKAKENGNDEELERIQQEQMEAMGDQLGMFKEQFRPMVWIMFLTIPVFLWMYWAIGVGGGSEAHVALNNLVLPLRGEVAWTESVLGPIQAWIVWYFLCSMGFTQIIRKSLDIDMSPSAS
- the cmk gene encoding (d)CMP kinase → MLLTVSGPAGSGKSTTAAGLAEALDLEHISGGDIFRELAAERGYSAVEFNKLAEEDDQIDRDLDRRLYTIATERDDVVLESRLAGWLAGEHADLRFWLDAPIAVRAARIADREDKSVELAREETEARERSEALRYEEYYNIPIRDLSIYDMVLNTARWGPDEVLDIMGGAVESYRSEADEGQYAVDGVNYDF